One stretch of Scophthalmus maximus strain ysfricsl-2021 chromosome 12, ASM2237912v1, whole genome shotgun sequence DNA includes these proteins:
- the mical3b gene encoding protein-methionine sulfoxide oxidase mical3b isoform X3 gives MGDEPYPECRAQELFDEFVSATTCRAVLRSFSQLCEHLQLDKSSAERLLYQPIKHRLNYWRANALWAKLDRRAAQPEYLRARVCSNTTCVIIGAGPCGLRTAVELSFMGARVVLLEKRDSFSRNNVLHLWPFTIHDLRGLGAKKFHGRFCAGSIDHISIRQLQLVLLKVALLLGVEVHVNVEFKNLVEPPEDQHRHKVGWRMKVSPTSHPVNQMEFDVIIGADGRRNTLPGFRRKEFRGKLAIAITANFKNRNTTAEAKVEEISGVAFIFNQRFFQELRQETGIDLENIVYYKDDTHYFVMTAKKHSLLDKGVILQDFADTEQLLSQRNVDHDALQVYAREAANFSTNHQLPSLDFAMNHYGQPDVAMFDFTCMYASENAAMIRQRHGHQLLVTLVGDSLLEPFWPMGTGVARGFLAALDSAWMIRSWSQGGAPLDVLAERESLYRLLPQTTPENMQKNIGLFSLDPTTRYVNVTPASITPAQVRHLVDTGEEAGLSTHCGDIIRLPSPCLLREEYSPRTNQLLTWCQEQTCGYRGVAVKDLTTSWKSGLALCALIHRYRPDLIDFDALDESSAEENTRLSFDVSEREFGISPLTTVEEMLCVGEPDSLSMVMYLSQFRQLLRDSPPPAGGLCQRSDQRSDLRSALVTPASLLSRLGLSPSRKRNPKEQKDAAGKRRKKSGRDEEQSCDPSVDGLVCDEVFVGGSSRSRVRLMANQLQAKLNKSSSSSSAASRQGELLSDDHASSDPEDAAAQPSSWRPRKRTLQQEQMSFRFKEKIKSQSDEQFAVGCSGVCFFCQKRVYVMERLSAEGFFFHRSCFQCDFCSSSLRLASYAFDQNEGTFYCLHHYDCRLSTAAARRRRLTASDRATSHRTSTASLGSALSFPSSHSVVSAGRRCSSECVCLCVCLCVCAAALLWLQRSL, from the exons ATGGGAGACGAGCCTTACCCAGAATGCCGAGCTCAGGAGCTGTTTGATGAATTTGTATCGGCGACGACCTGCAGGGCGGTGCTGCGATCCTTTAGTCAGCTGTGTGAACATCTGCAGCTGGACAAGAGCAGCGCCGAGAGGCTTTTGTACCAACCAATCAAACACCGCCTCAACTACTGGAGGGCCAACGCTCTGTGGGCAAAGTTGGACCGAAGGGCCGCACAGCCCGAGTATCTGAGGGCCCGAGTCTGCAGCAACACCACG tgtgtGATTATTGGGGCGGGGCCGTGCGGTCTGAGGACGGCAGTGGAGCTGAGCTTCATGGGAGCTCGGGTGGTGTTGCTGGAGAAGAGAGACTCGTTCTCCAGGAACAACGTTCTCCACCTGTGGCCCTTCACCATCCACGACCTGCGGGGCCTCGGGGCCAAAAAGTTCCACGGAAGGTTCTGCGCCGGCTCCATCGACCACATCA GTATCCGTCAGCTGCAGCTGGTCCTGCTGAAGGTGGCGTTACTGCTCGGGGTGGAGGTCCATGTGAACGTGGAGTTTAAGAACCTGGTGGAGCCGCCTGAAGAtcagcacagacaca AGGTGGGCTGGAGGATGAAGGTGAGTCCAACGTCTCATCCCGTCAATCAGATGGAGTTCGACGTCATCATTGGAGCAGACGGACGCAGGAACACGCTGCCAG GTTTCCGACGCAAAGAGTTCAGAGGGAAACTTGCCATCGCCATTACGGCAAACTTCAAGAACAGAAACACGACGGCGGAGGCCAAAGTGGAGGAGATCAGCGGCGTGGCCTTCATCTTCAACCAGAGGTTCTTCCAGGAGCTGCGACAGGAAACGG GGATCGACCTGGAAAACATTGTCTACTACAAAGACGACACTCACTACTTTGTGATGACGGCGAAGAAACACAGTCTGTTGGACAAAGGAGTCATTCTCCAG GACTTTGCAGACACTGAGCAGCTGCTCTCTCAGAGGAATGTGGACCATGATGCATTGCAGGTTTACGCCCGCGAGGCCGCCAACTTCTCCACCAATCACCAGCTGCCATCTCTGGACTTCGCCATGAATCACTACGGTCAGCCAGACGTCGCCATGTTCGACTTCACCTGCATGTACGCATCTGAGAACGCCGCCATGATTCGCCAACGCCACGGACACCAGCTGCTCGTCACTCTGGTGGGAGACAGCCTGCtggag CCCTTCTGGCCAATGGGAACAGGAGTAGCTCGTGGGTTTCTCGCAGCTCTGGATTCAGCCTGGATGATCAGGAGTTGGTCTCAGGGCGGAGCTCCACTGGACGTCCTGGCTGAGAG agagagtCTGTAtcgtctcctccctcagacgaCTCCAGAgaacatgcagaaaaacatcGGTCTGTTCTCTCTGGATCCAACGACACGATACGTCAACGTGACACCAGCGAGCATCACACCTgctcag GTGAGACACCTGGTGGACACcggagaggaggcggggctaagTACACATTGTGGTGACATCATCCGCCTGCCTTCACCCTGCCTGCTCAGAGAGG AGTACTCCCCTCGGACCAATCAGCTGCTGACCTGGTGTCAGGAGCAGACCTGTGGTTACCGCGGCGTCGCTGTGAAGGACCTGACTACTTCCTGGAAGAGTGGCCTCGCTCTGTGTGCCCTGATTCACCGATATCGACCAGATCTCAT AGACTTCGACGCTCTCGACGAGTCGTCGGCAGAAGAAAACACTCGTCTGAGCTTCGACGTGTCTGAACGAGAGTTCGGGATTTCTCCTTTGACGACGGTGGAAGAGATGTTGTGTGTCGGAGAACCGGACTCTCTGTCGATGGTGATGTACCTGAGTCAGTTCCGCCAGCTGCTCAGAGACtcaccgccccctgctg gAGGtttgtgtcagaggtcagaccaGAGGTCAGACCTGAGGTCCGCCCTCGTCACGCCGGCATCCCTCCTAAGCCGACTAGGTCTCAGTCCGTCCAGGAAGAGGAACCCAAAG GAGCAGAAAGACGCAGcggggaaaaggaggaagaagagtggaCGTGATGAAGAGCAG TCATGTGACCCAAGCGTCGACGGCCTGGTGTGTGACGAGGTGTTTGTGGGCGGGTCCAGTAGGTCCAGAGTTCGTCTGATGGCCAATCAGCTGCAGGCGAAACTGAACAAGagctcgtcttcttcttctgcagcttcaCGTCAG ggggagctgttGTCTGATGACCACGCCTCCTCAGATCCTGAGGATGCTGCTGCCCAGCCGTCGTCATGGAGACCG AGGAAACGAACCCTTCAACAGGAGCAGATGAGTTTTCGATTCAAAGAGAAGATCAAGTCTCAGAGTGATGAGCAG ttTGCAGTGGGCTGCAgtggtgtgtgtttcttctgtcaGAAGAGAGTTTATGTGATGGAGCGTCTCAGTGCCGAGGGATTTTTCTTCCATCGCAGTTGTTTCCAGTGTGACTTTTGCAGCAGTTCGCTCAGACTCGCATCATACGCCTTCGACCAAAATGAAG GGACGTTTTACTGTCTCCATCACTACGACTGTCGTCTGAGCACCGCCGCTGCGAGGAGGAGGCGTCTAACGGCATCGGACCGAGCAACGTCACATCGGACCTCTACG GCATCTCTGGGCTCcgccctctccttcccctcttcccACTCAGTGGTGTCAGCTGGTCGCCGTTGCTCGTCAG agtgtgtgtgtctctgtgtgtgtctgtgtgtgtgtgcggctgcGTTGCTGTGGCTGCAGCGCTCTCTGTGA